From a single Natronorubrum tibetense GA33 genomic region:
- a CDS encoding ABC transporter permease — translation MTADIRWRLLVATTALVYFFLLLPLLIVVMISFNPSQFASFPPTGFSLEWYHDFFTDDQMLSSLWNSFVVATGSSIVAGVVGLVSAIGFVRYDFRWKNALSSVLFLPMLISPVVIGVALTAFLSEIGMQRNYLFLIIGHSTLVLPYVFVTVRAQLYGFDRSVEEAALSLGANEVETFFEVTLPAIAPGLVAGMLLAFVISFGEFTATQFWVQPQTTTAPIEIYTMVRTSLTPMINAMATVLILITVVVPLILDAVLGKNLIIKSA, via the coding sequence ATGACAGCAGATATCCGGTGGCGACTGCTCGTGGCGACGACGGCGCTCGTCTACTTTTTCCTGTTGCTGCCGCTGCTGATCGTCGTCATGATCTCGTTCAACCCATCGCAGTTCGCCTCCTTCCCGCCGACGGGATTCAGCCTGGAGTGGTATCACGACTTCTTTACGGACGATCAGATGCTGTCCTCGCTGTGGAACAGTTTCGTCGTCGCGACCGGGAGCTCGATCGTCGCGGGCGTCGTCGGGTTGGTCTCGGCGATCGGCTTCGTCAGATACGACTTCCGGTGGAAGAACGCCCTCTCGAGCGTACTCTTCTTGCCGATGCTGATCAGTCCGGTCGTCATCGGTGTCGCGCTCACCGCGTTTCTCTCCGAAATCGGGATGCAGCGCAACTACCTGTTCTTGATCATCGGTCACTCGACGCTGGTCTTACCGTACGTATTCGTCACGGTTCGCGCCCAGCTCTACGGGTTCGACCGATCGGTCGAGGAGGCGGCGCTCTCGCTCGGCGCCAACGAGGTCGAAACCTTCTTCGAGGTGACGTTACCGGCGATCGCACCGGGTCTCGTTGCCGGAATGCTGCTCGCGTTCGTCATTAGTTTCGGCGAGTTCACGGCGACCCAGTTCTGGGTCCAGCCCCAGACAACGACGGCTCCGATCGAGATCTACACCATGGTCCGAACGAGCCTGACGCCGATGATCAACGCGATGGCGACCGTCCTCATCCTGATTACGGTCGTCGTCCCGCTGATACTCGACGCCGTTCTCGGGAAGAACCTGATCATCAAATCGGCGTGA
- a CDS encoding M20 family metallopeptidase, which yields MSQSDDEGVTDATDQPSDRIDPEATIELLQKLVRIRSPFFEEAAMARAVYDWLADRDLEPEYHAVSEPEITGFDGNNVVARLEGTDPDAPTLLLNGHMDTVRIVDGWDEDPLSGRIEDGRLYGQGACDMKGGLVSLLVAFEALAELDGDLAGDIVLTAVVGEEGPFGLGTYQLLRDGITDDVDGAIVAEPGPAIARHGLENPALLLGARGGFRYEITVRGNAAHASHPEDGTNAVVDAARIATALDEMACDSHPALGSGSICPLEIRGGDDPLSVPDRCTLAVNRHIVPGESAEVVLEQALDVVDDLNLESSVEVELRETPYENLRFGPYVTDEDHPLVRMLSDQSERLTGVEPSIDYFSSIGDFNHLGHTAEIPTVIVGPDGDNVHSTGEYVETDDVVMVARLVADTAAAWLS from the coding sequence ATGAGCCAATCGGACGACGAGGGCGTGACTGACGCGACCGATCAGCCCAGCGATCGGATCGATCCCGAGGCGACGATCGAGTTGCTCCAGAAACTCGTCCGCATTCGGAGTCCGTTCTTCGAGGAAGCGGCGATGGCCCGAGCAGTGTACGACTGGCTCGCGGACCGCGACCTCGAGCCGGAGTACCACGCCGTGAGCGAGCCGGAAATCACCGGCTTCGACGGGAACAACGTCGTCGCGCGACTCGAGGGAACGGATCCCGACGCGCCGACGCTCCTGTTGAACGGCCACATGGACACCGTCCGCATCGTCGACGGTTGGGACGAAGATCCGCTCTCGGGCCGCATCGAGGACGGCCGCCTCTACGGACAGGGTGCCTGTGACATGAAAGGAGGACTCGTCTCGCTGCTCGTCGCGTTCGAGGCGCTCGCCGAACTCGATGGCGACCTCGCGGGCGACATCGTCCTGACGGCGGTCGTCGGCGAGGAGGGCCCGTTCGGGTTGGGAACGTATCAGCTCCTGCGCGACGGCATCACCGACGATGTCGACGGCGCGATCGTCGCCGAACCTGGTCCGGCGATCGCCCGACACGGCCTGGAGAATCCGGCGCTTCTCCTGGGGGCTCGAGGCGGGTTCCGATACGAGATAACCGTACGCGGTAACGCGGCTCACGCCTCGCATCCCGAGGACGGGACGAACGCCGTGGTCGACGCGGCACGGATCGCGACCGCGCTCGACGAGATGGCGTGTGACAGCCATCCGGCGCTCGGCTCGGGATCGATCTGTCCCCTGGAGATCCGGGGCGGCGACGACCCGCTCTCCGTCCCGGACCGCTGTACGCTCGCGGTCAACCGTCACATCGTTCCCGGCGAGAGCGCCGAAGTCGTGCTCGAGCAGGCACTGGATGTCGTCGACGACCTCAATCTCGAGTCGTCGGTCGAGGTCGAACTCAGGGAGACGCCGTACGAGAACCTGCGATTCGGCCCGTACGTAACCGACGAGGACCACCCGCTCGTCCGGATGCTGTCCGACCAGAGCGAACGGCTGACCGGCGTCGAGCCGTCGATCGACTACTTCTCGAGCATCGGCGACTTCAACCACCTCGGCCACACGGCCGAGATTCCGACGGTTATCGTCGGCCCCGACGGCGACAACGTCCACAGTACTGGCGAATACGTCGAGACGGACGACGTCGTGATGGTCGCCAGACTCGTCGCCGATACGGCCGCTGCGTGGCTATCGTAG
- a CDS encoding ABC transporter permease, with translation MNDEYSDRWLAARNRLLQSDALVDGIRWIKDRRRLLATTQAGIGVVWMVVFLLAPLLYILAISFWVRGPAGVIVQEFTWANYHSILIQDVSLSSLEFDNLYLLILWQSLKFGFVTTVVTLVLGYVPGYVLGRTSSRWLPILLLLVILPFWVPLIIRYYAWVLVLGDNGVITTTLGWIGIERSGFLYNEVAVISGMVQVMLPFMILPIYNSVAKIDGSLVESAKTMGAGPLRAFYEVSFPLSLPGISAGCILVFILSVGSFLAPALLGGSGDLMIANLIEQTFGQNQNWPVASAMAIVYLLVLFGLLTIFNRIVSLDAVFGEGN, from the coding sequence GTGAACGACGAATACAGCGATCGATGGCTCGCGGCCCGAAACCGACTCCTTCAGTCGGATGCGCTCGTCGACGGCATCAGATGGATCAAGGACCGTCGCCGGCTACTGGCAACGACGCAAGCGGGCATCGGCGTGGTCTGGATGGTCGTGTTCTTGCTCGCGCCGCTGCTGTACATCCTCGCGATTTCGTTCTGGGTGCGCGGCCCCGCTGGGGTCATCGTCCAGGAGTTTACCTGGGCGAACTACCACTCCATCCTAATACAGGACGTCTCCCTCTCCAGCCTCGAGTTCGACAATCTCTACCTGTTGATCCTCTGGCAGTCGCTCAAATTCGGTTTCGTGACGACAGTCGTCACGCTAGTGCTCGGTTACGTGCCGGGGTACGTCCTTGGTCGGACCTCGAGTCGCTGGCTTCCGATACTGCTCTTGCTCGTGATCTTGCCGTTCTGGGTCCCGCTGATCATCCGGTACTACGCCTGGGTCCTCGTGCTCGGTGACAATGGGGTCATCACGACAACTCTCGGCTGGATCGGAATCGAACGGAGCGGCTTCCTGTACAACGAGGTAGCCGTTATCTCCGGAATGGTTCAGGTGATGTTGCCGTTTATGATCCTACCGATCTATAACAGCGTCGCGAAGATAGACGGCTCGCTCGTCGAGAGCGCCAAAACGATGGGTGCTGGCCCGCTCCGAGCGTTCTACGAGGTCTCGTTTCCGCTCTCACTGCCGGGAATTAGTGCCGGCTGTATCCTCGTGTTCATCCTGTCGGTCGGGAGTTTCCTCGCGCCGGCGTTGCTCGGCGGCTCGGGCGATCTCATGATCGCGAACCTCATCGAACAGACCTTCGGACAGAACCAGAACTGGCCCGTGGCGAGCGCGATGGCAATCGTCTACCTGCTCGTCCTGTTCGGACTGCTCACGATCTTCAATCGGATCGTCAGTCTGGACGCCGTCTTCGGGGAGGGGAACTGA
- a CDS encoding ABC transporter substrate-binding protein: MAKPTRRRFLRQTGGLSAVGIAGLAGCLGSDNGSDALQFYSWGGSTQEALTEHVIEPFEDEYDVDVEQSSFDDQDNMLANVRSSPEGSYDIIMPSVERAYESVEQDLVEPIRTENIDTWDNLLPVFEEFDADPGEDTHLAPLYYGTIGMVVNTDHVDAEDPSWELAWDTDLEGQVTMQDFAMVRVITTALYLGLDPNSLEHEGSYEDGIEMVYDEMAAQHELIDSYWSSGQEQVTMYSNESAYIGDGWGGRILALQDDGYDNLEYVIPEEGAKGWTDMLAIAKGSQNRDMAEQFIEFAYQDEIIRELSPELGYPPATSVESDEIEALPDFDPSGGEQLFFEDQVFVDEHEAEWTDTFDRIKMDQY; the protein is encoded by the coding sequence ATGGCCAAACCGACACGACGACGATTCCTTCGACAAACTGGCGGCCTCTCGGCGGTCGGCATCGCCGGGCTTGCGGGCTGTCTCGGATCGGACAACGGTTCCGACGCGCTCCAGTTTTACTCGTGGGGCGGATCGACACAGGAGGCACTGACCGAACACGTCATCGAGCCGTTCGAGGACGAGTACGACGTCGACGTCGAACAATCCAGTTTCGACGACCAGGACAACATGCTGGCGAACGTCCGCTCGAGTCCGGAGGGGTCCTACGACATCATCATGCCCTCGGTCGAACGGGCCTACGAATCCGTCGAGCAGGACCTCGTCGAACCGATCCGAACGGAGAACATCGACACGTGGGACAACCTTCTGCCGGTGTTCGAGGAGTTCGACGCCGACCCCGGCGAGGACACGCACCTCGCACCGCTGTACTACGGCACTATCGGCATGGTAGTCAACACCGACCACGTCGACGCCGAGGACCCGTCGTGGGAACTCGCCTGGGATACAGACCTCGAGGGACAGGTCACCATGCAGGACTTCGCGATGGTTCGGGTCATCACGACCGCACTGTATCTGGGGCTCGATCCGAACTCCCTCGAGCACGAAGGCTCCTACGAGGACGGGATCGAGATGGTGTACGACGAGATGGCTGCCCAACACGAACTGATCGATTCCTACTGGTCTAGCGGTCAGGAGCAGGTGACGATGTACTCCAACGAGAGCGCCTACATCGGCGACGGCTGGGGTGGTCGCATCCTCGCGCTCCAGGACGACGGCTACGACAACCTCGAGTACGTGATCCCGGAAGAAGGGGCGAAAGGCTGGACCGACATGCTGGCGATCGCAAAGGGATCGCAGAACCGCGATATGGCGGAACAGTTCATCGAGTTCGCGTATCAGGACGAGATTATCCGCGAGCTCTCGCCAGAACTCGGTTATCCGCCGGCGACGTCGGTCGAATCGGACGAGATCGAAGCGCTTCCCGACTTCGATCCCTCTGGCGGCGAACAGCTGTTCTTCGAAGACCAAGTGTTCGTCGACGAACACGAAGCGGAATGGACAGACACGTTCGACCGGATCAAGATGGACCAGTACTGA
- a CDS encoding Lrp/AsnC family transcriptional regulator → MVELNLDENDLEILRWLDREGEIDVDQLSEELGISTSTIYYRLDNYREKGILQGNVADIDHQKLGFELTAITEIKSEYGPGYDDIGDRLTELSGVQSVYFMLGEMSFTLVSRLRDHEHLQALIDDIIHTDGVEHSSTHIVLKTFKDESRLLVNYDDDDLEKLLDDGTLEK, encoded by the coding sequence ATGGTAGAACTCAATCTTGACGAGAACGACCTCGAGATTCTGCGCTGGCTGGACCGAGAGGGAGAGATCGACGTCGACCAGTTGAGCGAGGAACTCGGAATCAGCACCTCGACGATCTACTATCGTCTGGATAACTACCGCGAGAAGGGAATTCTCCAGGGGAACGTGGCGGATATCGACCACCAGAAACTCGGCTTCGAACTCACTGCGATCACGGAGATCAAAAGCGAGTACGGGCCCGGATACGACGACATCGGCGACCGACTCACGGAACTGTCCGGCGTCCAGTCGGTGTACTTCATGCTCGGGGAGATGTCGTTCACCCTGGTCTCGCGCCTTCGCGATCACGAACACCTCCAGGCGCTGATCGACGATATCATTCATACAGACGGCGTCGAACACTCCTCGACGCACATCGTTCTCAAGACGTTCAAGGACGAGTCCCGACTCCTGGTCAACTACGACGACGACGACCTCGAGAAACTGCTGGACGACGGAACGCTCGAGAAGTAA
- a CDS encoding acetyl ornithine aminotransferase family protein, with translation MDDDRTVSVHEPTIETALPGPETKRLVEADDDVISPSSPRAYPLAIERAAGVTVTDVDGNTFWDFASGIAVTNVGHNHERVVEAAKDQLDTLVHPAFCDYYSPEPVRLAERLVDLAPGDSPKRLFFGNSGTEAVEAGIKLARHHTGRHRFIAFDGAFHGRTMGSLSLTASKTKYKRGFGPLVPGVDHVPYPDPSRAESPEAALETTFDALEDLLRTRVPADEVAGIVVEPIQGEGGYVVPPEGFHQRLREFADEHGMVLIADEIQTGFGRTGEWFAMDHWNVEPDITLMGKGIANGLPMSAMVARSDVMTWGSGTHASTFHGNPVAAAAANAVIDVIEEDGLLENARTVGTHLREILADLGADVDEISDVRGRGLMIGVEFTDPETGEALGELADEIMHAAWKRGLMVLPCGQSTIRFAPPLTITLEQASTAVELFADAVADAVVTTEQ, from the coding sequence ATGGACGACGATCGAACAGTTTCTGTACACGAACCGACCATCGAAACGGCGCTTCCCGGTCCGGAAACGAAGCGGCTCGTCGAGGCTGACGACGACGTTATCTCACCGAGTTCGCCACGCGCCTATCCGCTCGCGATCGAACGCGCGGCTGGTGTTACCGTCACGGATGTCGACGGGAACACCTTCTGGGACTTCGCGAGCGGTATCGCGGTGACGAACGTCGGGCACAACCACGAACGGGTCGTCGAGGCGGCGAAAGACCAACTCGATACGCTCGTCCACCCGGCGTTCTGTGACTACTACTCGCCGGAACCGGTCCGGTTGGCCGAACGGCTCGTCGACCTCGCACCGGGAGACTCGCCGAAACGACTCTTCTTCGGGAACAGCGGCACCGAAGCGGTCGAAGCGGGAATCAAACTCGCCCGACACCACACCGGCCGCCACCGGTTCATCGCGTTCGACGGCGCGTTCCACGGGCGGACGATGGGCTCGCTCTCGCTGACCGCGAGCAAGACCAAGTACAAACGGGGCTTCGGGCCGCTAGTTCCCGGGGTCGATCACGTTCCCTACCCCGACCCGTCCCGCGCCGAGAGTCCCGAAGCGGCCCTCGAGACCACCTTCGACGCCCTCGAGGATTTACTCCGGACTCGAGTTCCGGCCGACGAGGTCGCCGGAATCGTCGTCGAACCGATTCAGGGCGAAGGCGGCTACGTGGTTCCGCCGGAGGGATTTCACCAGCGGCTCCGCGAGTTCGCCGACGAACACGGTATGGTGCTCATCGCGGACGAGATCCAGACCGGATTTGGTCGAACCGGCGAGTGGTTTGCGATGGACCACTGGAACGTCGAACCCGACATCACGCTCATGGGGAAGGGGATCGCCAACGGACTGCCGATGTCCGCGATGGTCGCCCGGTCTGACGTGATGACGTGGGGAAGCGGCACGCACGCGAGTACGTTCCACGGGAACCCGGTCGCTGCGGCCGCGGCGAACGCCGTCATCGACGTCATCGAAGAAGACGGGCTGCTCGAGAACGCGCGAACGGTCGGGACACACCTCAGAGAGATACTGGCCGATCTCGGCGCGGATGTCGACGAAATCAGCGACGTCCGCGGTCGCGGGCTCATGATCGGCGTCGAGTTCACTGACCCCGAAACCGGCGAGGCACTCGGCGAGCTCGCAGACGAGATCATGCACGCCGCGTGGAAGCGCGGACTGATGGTCCTTCCCTGCGGCCAGAGCACGATCCGGTTCGCCCCGCCGCTGACGATCACCCTCGAGCAGGCGTCGACCGCCGTCGAACTGTTCGCCGATGCAGTGGCCGACGCCGTCGTCACCACCGAACAATGA
- a CDS encoding sodium:solute symporter family protein, translating to MVRVGETAIVLCYFILVLAIGLYFRNRRSADEYWSANGSIGTFVNSMAIFAAFASGGTFLGAIGIVYDLGVPLWWSAAVGSVAGFLIAAIFVAKPLRRLEMHTLPDIFDYLYTDSRINVLAPVIILVGYFMYMVAQLRAGGLVSDYLLGVGYIPAVTAIGIVFIAYVALGGMWAITVTDFLQGVLMWGLLAVIWAISFGYFGYSMSAPISETPRVTGTGALEIQTYIGFALIWAFAIAVLPHIAMRAFSAKSPESAKRAYAWVALMYIIVTLPFVHIAGAAIAIDPELAEADYALLLVMESILPELVAGFAAATILAAVMSSTDALLLAMAAALSNDLYGNAVSDVSEERIVNLGTVSVVVIGLLGIVAAWSPPAYLVELYTDGTGLMAAAFFFPLLLGIWWKPMNHYGAMAGMLGGSLAYAIAYFYTPMFGAIIYAVPVSLLCCLVATWVTDSRSAEQIEKLSEELGHGRLGW from the coding sequence ATGGTACGCGTCGGTGAAACCGCCATCGTCCTCTGTTATTTCATCCTCGTCCTCGCGATCGGCCTCTACTTCCGAAACCGTCGGTCGGCCGACGAGTACTGGTCGGCAAACGGATCGATCGGAACGTTCGTCAACTCGATGGCGATCTTCGCCGCTTTCGCGAGCGGCGGGACATTTCTGGGAGCGATCGGAATCGTCTACGACCTCGGTGTCCCACTGTGGTGGTCAGCAGCGGTCGGTTCAGTCGCCGGATTCCTCATCGCCGCAATCTTCGTGGCGAAACCGTTGCGTCGCCTCGAGATGCACACGCTCCCGGACATTTTCGACTACCTGTACACCGACTCGCGGATTAACGTGCTCGCTCCGGTGATCATCCTCGTTGGCTACTTCATGTATATGGTTGCCCAGCTTCGAGCCGGCGGACTCGTCTCCGATTACTTGCTGGGGGTCGGTTATATCCCGGCAGTGACGGCAATCGGGATCGTCTTCATCGCCTACGTCGCTCTCGGTGGAATGTGGGCGATCACCGTGACCGACTTTCTGCAGGGCGTCCTGATGTGGGGCCTTCTCGCGGTAATCTGGGCTATCAGCTTCGGCTACTTCGGCTACTCGATGTCTGCACCGATCTCCGAGACGCCTCGAGTCACTGGAACGGGAGCGCTCGAGATCCAGACGTACATTGGATTCGCACTAATCTGGGCGTTCGCTATCGCTGTGTTGCCCCACATCGCGATGCGGGCCTTCTCCGCGAAGAGCCCAGAGTCAGCGAAGCGAGCGTACGCGTGGGTCGCGTTGATGTACATTATCGTGACGCTCCCGTTCGTCCACATCGCGGGTGCGGCCATCGCGATCGACCCCGAACTCGCCGAAGCCGACTACGCACTGCTGCTCGTCATGGAATCGATCCTGCCTGAGCTCGTCGCCGGCTTCGCCGCGGCGACGATTCTCGCGGCGGTAATGTCGTCGACGGACGCACTGCTGCTCGCGATGGCAGCTGCCCTCTCGAACGACCTGTACGGAAACGCAGTCAGCGACGTCTCCGAGGAGCGAATCGTCAATCTAGGCACGGTCTCAGTCGTCGTGATCGGCCTCCTTGGGATCGTCGCCGCGTGGAGTCCGCCGGCGTACCTCGTCGAACTCTACACAGACGGCACCGGACTGATGGCGGCCGCCTTCTTCTTCCCGTTACTTCTCGGCATCTGGTGGAAGCCGATGAACCACTACGGGGCGATGGCCGGAATGCTCGGGGGTTCCCTTGCGTACGCCATCGCGTACTTCTACACACCGATGTTCGGCGCAATCATCTACGCGGTTCCGGTGTCGCTGCTGTGCTGTCTCGTCGCCACGTGGGTGACTGACTCCCGGAGCGCCGAACAGATCGAAAAACTGTCCGAGGAACTCGGGCACGGTCGCCTCGGCTGGTAA
- a CDS encoding ABC transporter ATP-binding protein, with amino-acid sequence MGYLEVEHVTKRFGDVVAVDDVSFTAEEGEFVSLLGPSGCGKTTTLRMIAGLETPSEGDVRIQGEAVTDQPPYERDIGMVFQHYALFPHKTVGENVGFPLKMRGVGSAERRERVAEALEMVRLPDTMDRDPDELSGGQQQRVALARALVFEPDLLLMDEPLSALDRVLRQQMRIEVERIQEEIGITTIYVTHDQMEAFSMSDTVVVLDEGRLSQQGAPLDIYENPTSEFVGDFIGQSSKLTGTVTAESGTPTVQTDAGLSLVLSESADTEPGADETVFLRAEKLGIHAEQPEQDNAFQATIKVINYLGEKTVFHCELADGTDVTVSEQGFTAVDRYETGDTVYVTAPPDVLVTAGSSDRGNRTVMEGSP; translated from the coding sequence ATGGGATACCTCGAAGTCGAACACGTCACGAAACGGTTTGGAGACGTCGTCGCCGTCGACGACGTGAGTTTTACGGCCGAAGAAGGCGAATTCGTCTCCTTGCTCGGTCCGTCAGGCTGTGGCAAGACGACCACTCTTCGCATGATCGCTGGCCTCGAAACGCCGAGCGAGGGTGACGTCCGCATTCAGGGCGAGGCCGTGACCGATCAACCACCCTACGAACGCGACATTGGGATGGTCTTCCAGCACTACGCGCTCTTTCCGCACAAGACGGTCGGCGAGAACGTCGGGTTCCCGCTAAAGATGCGCGGCGTCGGCAGCGCAGAGCGACGCGAGCGCGTCGCGGAGGCGCTGGAAATGGTCCGGCTTCCGGACACGATGGATCGCGATCCCGACGAACTCTCCGGTGGCCAGCAACAGCGGGTCGCGCTCGCCCGTGCGCTGGTGTTCGAGCCGGATCTCTTGCTGATGGACGAACCGCTCTCAGCGCTCGATCGGGTACTCCGCCAGCAGATGCGGATCGAGGTCGAACGCATCCAGGAGGAGATCGGAATCACGACGATCTACGTCACGCACGACCAGATGGAGGCGTTCTCGATGTCGGATACGGTCGTCGTCCTCGACGAGGGACGGCTGTCACAGCAGGGAGCGCCGCTCGATATCTACGAGAACCCGACCTCGGAGTTCGTCGGCGACTTCATCGGTCAGTCCTCGAAGCTCACTGGGACGGTGACGGCCGAGAGCGGAACGCCGACCGTCCAGACGGACGCCGGGCTGTCGCTGGTCCTCTCCGAGTCGGCCGATACCGAGCCGGGTGCGGACGAGACCGTCTTCCTTCGGGCCGAGAAGCTCGGTATCCACGCCGAACAGCCAGAGCAGGACAACGCGTTCCAGGCGACGATCAAAGTCATCAACTATCTCGGCGAGAAGACGGTCTTTCACTGCGAACTGGCGGACGGAACCGACGTCACCGTCTCCGAGCAGGGGTTCACGGCGGTCGATCGCTACGAGACGGGTGACACCGTCTACGTGACTGCACCACCCGACGTTCTCGTGACTGCCGGCTCGAGCGATCGAGGAAACCGGACCGTGATGGAGGGCTCGCCGTGA
- a CDS encoding aldehyde dehydrogenase family protein, with the protein MVDYYDGSIEKNHREAIEQATTDRTFANWIDGEAVTASTDETFETIDPAVSVPITAVPRSGASDVDRAVSAARGAMDGEWGETTAAERSRMIREWVQTLRDHADELALLESLDVGKPLAHAAGEIEKALEFLEYYASVGRAQEGTQVPVSENSHVYTRREPYGVVGAVVPWNFPLVLASWKLGPALAAGNAVVLKPAEDSPLTATRVAQLSKDIFPDGVLNVVHGYGEESGAPLTAHEDVDKLSFTGEDVTGEAVMESAASNITPVTLELGGKSPFVVFPDADLEQAVETVAGGIFYNTGQSCDAPSRVLVHEDVHEEFVDRLVEAAESYEIGDPLVEGTTLGPLASQAQYDKVTGYVETGRDEGATLVAGGDQPGGDLEDGWFVEPTVFDDVDNDMRIAREEIFGPVETINTFSTYEEAIEIANDTEFGLAAGIATTDTDLAHRAAADLEAGSVWVNTYGSTVTGGPFGGYKRSGIGRECGQDALEYYTQTKTVNVELGDPSL; encoded by the coding sequence ATGGTTGACTACTACGACGGATCTATCGAGAAGAACCACCGCGAAGCGATCGAACAAGCGACGACGGACCGAACCTTCGCTAACTGGATCGACGGCGAGGCGGTCACTGCGTCGACTGACGAGACGTTCGAGACGATCGATCCCGCCGTCTCCGTTCCGATCACGGCCGTCCCGCGAAGCGGTGCAAGCGACGTCGACCGGGCGGTTTCCGCGGCCCGGGGCGCGATGGACGGCGAGTGGGGCGAAACGACGGCCGCCGAGCGGTCCCGGATGATCCGAGAGTGGGTCCAAACGCTTCGCGACCACGCCGACGAACTGGCGTTGCTGGAGAGTCTCGACGTCGGGAAACCACTCGCCCACGCGGCCGGAGAGATCGAGAAGGCACTCGAGTTCCTCGAGTACTACGCGTCGGTCGGTCGCGCACAGGAGGGGACGCAGGTCCCCGTCTCGGAGAATTCCCACGTCTACACTCGCCGGGAACCGTACGGCGTCGTCGGCGCGGTCGTGCCGTGGAACTTCCCGCTCGTGCTCGCGTCGTGGAAACTCGGGCCGGCGCTCGCCGCCGGAAACGCGGTCGTCCTCAAGCCGGCCGAGGACAGCCCGCTCACGGCGACCCGCGTCGCACAACTGTCGAAAGACATCTTCCCCGACGGCGTGCTCAACGTCGTCCACGGCTACGGCGAAGAGAGCGGTGCGCCGCTGACGGCCCACGAGGACGTGGACAAGCTCTCCTTTACCGGCGAAGACGTAACCGGCGAAGCGGTGATGGAAAGTGCTGCCAGCAACATCACGCCAGTCACGCTCGAACTCGGCGGCAAATCGCCGTTCGTCGTCTTCCCCGACGCCGACCTCGAGCAGGCCGTCGAAACCGTCGCCGGCGGTATCTTCTACAACACCGGCCAGTCCTGTGACGCGCCCTCTCGAGTGCTCGTCCACGAGGACGTCCACGAGGAGTTCGTCGACCGATTGGTCGAGGCGGCCGAGTCCTACGAGATCGGCGACCCGCTCGTCGAGGGGACGACGCTTGGGCCGCTCGCCTCGCAGGCCCAGTATGATAAAGTGACGGGCTACGTCGAGACTGGACGGGACGAGGGGGCGACGCTCGTGGCCGGCGGGGACCAGCCCGGAGGCGACCTCGAGGACGGCTGGTTCGTCGAACCGACAGTTTTCGACGACGTGGACAACGACATGCGGATCGCCCGCGAGGAAATCTTCGGCCCCGTCGAGACGATCAACACCTTTTCGACGTACGAGGAGGCGATCGAGATCGCCAACGACACCGAGTTCGGGCTCGCGGCCGGTATCGCGACCACGGACACCGACCTCGCCCACCGGGCAGCCGCGGACCTCGAGGCCGGCAGCGTCTGGGTTAACACCTACGGCTCGACGGTCACCGGCGGCCCGTTCGGCGGCTACAAGCGCTCGGGTATCGGCCGCGAGTGCGGTCAAGATGCTCTCGAGTACTACACGCAGACCAAGACGGTGAACGTCGAACTCGGCGATCCGTCGCTGTAA